A genomic region of Cotesia glomerata isolate CgM1 linkage group LG9, MPM_Cglom_v2.3, whole genome shotgun sequence contains the following coding sequences:
- the LOC123272139 gene encoding uncharacterized protein LOC123272139 isoform X5: MVCKENVVSWFGNLSSYKRIDIMCTLLNMCLPFEVRYLGTCIEDRGKRDYNDLRDTEHHANNVADLAELAKSGGVTDTRIRRKLVLYVALLHGCNYDCATDFYKCLANFDTQELANLLAAAGQDEQSLEELILLYTMALNHPAFTYEQKAIFGNIFLKLQEEEESRIINNNIKHQPVNVQGLELQTGNCIMPPPIQHYGDMQFRNPMVSGIPPGLSMPPPPPGLCLPPDQMINPQNHTPGQYLHLGFPAINSMPWTGQTPMMIGNNHHHHHHHQMMYHTVTPGDMIVYPASPLLKSPSSSISGSTGGSTTVNNDTLRETLGKEMPNYKACLQNYSMEEIRRISDEELREIGLTPNAVGQLRSIVRSQSSNSTNGAQSNQIIADQKNNKVESFLATEQTADEVTQQQQQQQQQHQQQQQHQQQQQPQQQGQVSNEFYNSKLPGGLPFFQDFHQSIHHHHHHHHHHHSHLANITSIRRYQTMQPGPPPPPPTMDPNQQLSLFHSAPPSIYATQNPCYACLTVPAAAAATSTVQNRYPSRCNAQHMYCVAQLQALRLDADSSRHGSQSSSSDSSTGSRSPPGTPPAVPWPGNSTFIASSTIINENTSLSTTSTTTTVSAGSNSSEQSPSSSSVLSYSTVAVSRQNTSSSIQSQQQQQQQQQQQQQQQINNDRTRSMKKNQTMRQKNQIIMNGVTNNSNACSVSTGAIPPASSVNLSTPVPSPQQHCGISGISGIPGMSGMSGMTGMSGGFPTGNHPQMTFLPHGNHFPGTTPRLPLNSTNIYSSGYSHTIYSRPTVSMAPAGFQPTVSPQGFQSNGEIIYQYPGQPAGTPPPPPPPLPPPGIVTGLMPGLPIGHHQPQQSHHPHHDHGQQQPHQPKISCYNCGSNNHLAIDCKEQTMEDLTKRAQYRLDFKIPKPTNPECPSVSDE, encoded by the exons ATGGTGTGTAAAGAGAACGTCGTGTCATGGTTTGGAAACTTATCCAG TTATAAGAGGATCGACATTATGTGCACATTGTTAAATATGTGCCTGCCATTTGAAGTTCGATATCTTGGAACCTGCATTGAAGATCGGGGAAAACGCGATTACAATGATTTGCGTGACACCGAGCATCACGCCAACAATGTTGCAGATTTGGCGGAACTCGCTAAATCTGGAGGTGTCACTGACACTAGAATTCGTCGCAAGCTTGTTTTATATGTAGCCCTTCTCCATGGATGCAATTATGATTGTGCCACTGATTTTTACAAGTGTCTCGCAAATTTTGACACCCAGGAGTTGGCTAATTTATTGGCTGCAGCTGGCCAGGATGAACAATCTCTTGAAGAATTGATACTATTGTACACAATGGCGCTCAACCATCCGGCTTTTACTTATGAGCAAAAGGCTATTTttggtaatatttttttaaaacttcaagAGGAAGAGGAATCCagaattatcaataacaatattaaacaCCAGCCGGTTAATGTCCAAGGACTGGAACTTCAAACag gtaaTTGTATAATGCCACCACCGATTCAACACTACGGTGACATGCAATTTCGTAATCCAATGGTAAGTGGAATACCACCTGGACTATCGATGCCTCCACCACCTCCAGGGCTTTGTTTGCCACCTGATCAGATGATAAATCCTCAAAATCACACACCTGGTCAGTATCTCCACTTGGGATTCCCAGCGATAAATTCAATGCCCTGGACAGGACAGACACCAATGATGATTGGTAATAATCATCACCATCATCACCACCACCAGATGATGTACCACACAGTAACACCAGGAGACATGATTGTCTATCCAGCATCACCTCTG TTAAAGTCACCCTCGAGTTCAATTTCAGGAAGTACTGGTGGATCTACCACAGTCAATAATGATACTCTTCGTGAAACTCTCGGCAAGGAAATGCCAAATTACAAGGCTTGTTTACAAAATTACTCAATGGAagag atAAGAAGGATAAGTGACGAGGAACTGAGAGAAATAGGCTTAACACCAAATGCAGTAGGTCAATTGAGAAGCATTGTGCgttctcaaagttctaattcaACAAACGGAGCTCAGAGTAATCAAATAATTGCcgaccaaaaaaataataaagttgagAGCTTTTTGGCAACTGAGCAAACAGCAGATGAgg tgacacagcagcagcagcagcaacaacagcaacatcagcagcaacagcaacatcaacagcaacaacaacccCAACAACAAGGTCAAGTATCTAATGAATTTTACAACAGTAAATTACCAGGAGGATTGCCATTTTTCCAAGACTTTCATCAATCAATTCATCACCAccatcaccatcatcatcatcaccacaGTCATCTTGCAAATATAACAAGTATAAGACGATACCAGACAATGCAACCGGGACCACCGCCTCCTCCACCGACAATGGACCCGAATCAGCAACTATCTCTATTTCATTCAGCTCCACCCTCAATTTACGCCACACAAAATCCTTGCTACGCTTGTTTAACAGTACCAGCAGCGGCTGCTGCTACTTCAACTGTTCAAAATCGTTATCCCAG tAGGTGTAATGCACAACACATGTACTGTGTGGCCCAATTGCAAGCATTGAGATTAGATGCAGACAGTAGTCGTCATGGCTCACAAAGCAGCAGCTCAGATAGTTCTACTGGAAGTAGGTCACCTCCAGGAACACCACCAGCAGTTCCTTGGCCAGGAAATTCAACATTTATAGCCAGTAGtacaattataaatgaaaatacatCACTATCAACAACATCGACTACAACAACAGTTTCAGCAGGTTCAAATTCATCTGAGCAATCACCAAGCAGTTCTTCGGTACTCTCTTATTCTACAGTAGCAGTATCCCGACAAAATACTTCAAGTTCAATCCAGtcacagcagcagcagcagcagcagcagcagcagcaacagcagcaaCAAATCAACAATGACAGAACACgaagtatgaaaaaaaatcaaacgatgagacaaaaaaatcaaataataatgaatggCGTAACTAATAATTCAAATGCCTGTTCAGTATCAACTGGAGCAATTCCACCTGCATCGTCGGTAAATTTATCAACGCCGGTACCATCACCACAACAACACTGTGGTATATCTGGTATATCTGGTATACCTGGTATGTCTGGTATGTCTGGTATGACTGGTATGTCTGGTGGATTCCCAACGGGAAATCATCCGCAAATGACGTTTTTACCACACGGTAATCATTTTCCTGGTACAACTCCAAGATTACCGCTTAACAGTACTAATATTTATTCGAGCGGTTATTCTCATACTATTTACTCGAGACCTACGGTGTCAATGGCGCCGGCGGGGTTCCAACCAACAGTATCTCCACAGGGCTTTCAGTCAAATGGTGAAATAATATATCAGTATCCAGGACAACCAGCCGGTACGCCACCACCACCTCCACCGCCTCTCCCACCACCAGGTATCGTGACAGGTTTAATGCCAGGTCTTCCCATTGGTCATCATCAGCCCCAGCAGTCTCATCATCCGCATCATGATCACGGCCaacagcagcctcatcagccTAAGATTTCATGTTACAATTGCGGTAGCAACAATCATCTTGCAATCGACTGCAAGGAACAAACTATGGAAGATCTTACCAAGcgag ctCAATACCGACTGGATTTTAAAATACCCAAGCCGACAAATCCAGAGTGTCCCAGCGTCAGCGATGAATAA